Proteins encoded in a region of the Planococcus citri chromosome 1, ihPlaCitr1.1, whole genome shotgun sequence genome:
- the LOC135831460 gene encoding NECAP-like protein CG9132 has protein sequence MEDYERVLLVKQEVFVFKIPPRTSMKSYRAADWNLNEPQWSGRMRMVAKGNECIIIMEDKVNGTLFAKCPIEAYPGVAVEAVADSSRYFVLRIQDDNGRAAFVGLGFVDRSDSFDFNVALQDHFKWLKKSEEIDKEEQEPRKDLDLRFKEGETIKINMKITKKDGAEGSARPKPKSGTSTGLLPPPPSVIKISPPSCVSTPASDQSSATSSGNSNPNWVQF, from the exons ATGGAAGATTACGAACGAGTTCTCCTGGTGAAACAAGAAGTATTCGTGTTCAAAATACCTCCCAGAACATCTATGAAGAGTTATAG AGCAGCAGATTGGAACTTGAATGAACCCCAATGGTCAGGTCGTATGCGTATGGTAGCAAAAGGAAATGAATGTATAATTATTATGGAAGATAAAGTGAATGGAACTTTATTTGCAAAGTGTCCTATTGAAGCTTACCCTGGTGTTGCTGTTGAAGCAGTCGCAGATTCTTCTCGATATTTTGTTTTAAGGATTCAAGATGATAATG gTAGAGCAGCATTCGTGGGATTAGGTTTCGTTGACCGTTCTGacagttttgatttcaatgtAGCGCTGCAGGATCATTTTAAGTGGTTGAAAAAATCCGAAGAAATCGACAAAGAAGAACAAGAGCCTCGTAAAGATTTAGATTTACGATTCAAAGAAGGAGAAACCatcaaaataaatatgaaaatcaCG AAAAAAGATGGTGCTGAAGGTTCTGCTAGACCGAAACCGAAATCTGGAACATCAACAGGGTTATTACCTCCACCGCCCAGtgttataaaaatttcacctcCGAGTTGTGTTTCTACTCCAGCCAG tgaCCAATCTTCTGCCACTTCATCAGGCAATTCAAATCCAAATTGGGTACAATTTTAA